Sequence from the Nitrosospira multiformis genome:
TTTATCGAATCGGCAGCGCCTTTGCGGATGGCACGACCGCCGACATCCACGCCGCTCATGCGAGTTTGGGCGCTGAATGGGACAAACGTCGCATTCAACGATGCTATTTCGCGTCCGCGGATGTTGAAGCGCTGCTTCGCCAGCACGACAATGCTGCGGCCCTCCGGTGTTTCATCCGCCAGCGATGCCAATTGGGCAGCATCCACCAGTTGCTCTTCTGTGACCCCGGGAGCCGGAACGAATGTTGCCGCTTGCCGGTTACCCAGCGTGATAGTGCCGGTTTTATCCAGCAACAGCACATCCACGTCGCCAGCGGCTTCCACCGCACGGCCGGACGTGGCTATGACATTGGCCTGCATCATGCGGCTCATGCCAGCGACGCCGATGGCGGACAGCAAGCCGCCAATCGTGGTGGGAATCAGGCATACCAAGAGTGCGATAAGTATCGTGATCGTAACCGGCTTGCCAACCTGGGCGGCCTCTACGCTGAACAATGAGAATGGCAACAGGGTAACCGTTACCAGCAGGAAAATGATGGTCAATGCAATCAGCAGGATATTCAGCGCGACCTCGTTCGGCGTTTTTTGCCGTTTGGCGGCTTCAACCATGGAGATCATACGGTCAATGAATGCCTCGCCCGGATTGACAGATATGCGCACCACCAGCCAATCGGACAGCACGCGGGTGCCGCCCGTTACGGCGGAGAAGTCGCCGCCCGATTCTCGGATAACCGGTGCGGATTCGCCGGTAATAGCGCTTTCATCGACCGATGCAACGCCCTCGATCACTTCACCGTCGGCCGGAATGACATCGCCCGCTTCCACCAGCACGGCATCGCCCTTACGCAGGCCGGTGGCGGGGGTCGATGTCCAGCTGCCGCCATAGCGCGGCGCGTCCAGTTTCTTGGCGGTGACCGTTTGTTTCAAGGCGCGGAGTGAAGCCGCCTGCGCCTTGCTGCGGCCCTCCGCCAGCGCTTCGGCGAAGTTTGCAAACAGCACCGTGAACCACAGCCATACCGCAATGGTGAGAATAAAAGCAGGGCTTTCCTCACCGCCGCCGGTAGCCGACTGCATGAACAGCAAAGTGGTAATGATGCTGCTGATATAGACGACAAACATCACCGGACTGCGCCATTGAATGCGTGGATCCAATTTCTTGAATGCATCAATGATGGCCGGGCCAATCAATGCGGAATCGAAAAGTGTCAGGCTTTTGCGTGACATGCCGGATTCCTCTTAGCGTGTGGCATAAAGTTGTAAATGCTCGACAATCGGCCCCAGTGCAATGGCCGGAATGTAGGTCAGCACACCGACCATAATGACGGTACCGACGAGAAGTGTGATAAAGAGGGGGCCATGGGTTGGCATTGTTCCCGCAGTCACTTCAAGACGCTTCTTTGCGGCTAGCGAGCCGGCAATCGCTAACACTGCTACGATAGGAATAAAGCGGCCCAACCACATCGCGATTGCCAGCAGGACATTGTAGAACGGTGTATTGGCCGATAAGCCGGCAAAAGCGCTGCCGTTATTATTGGCGGCCGACGACAATGCATACAAAATTTCGGAAAAGCCATGTGCGCCGGGATTCAAAATACCTGCCTTGCCGGAAGCAACCATGACCGCTAATGCAGTCCCGCCCAGCACCAGTAGCGGTGTAACAAGGATCGCAATCGAGGCCATTTTCATTTCAAACGACTGAATTTTTTTGCCCAGATATTCGGGCGTGCGGCCAATCATCAAACCGGCGATGAATACGGCAAGAATGGCGAAAATCAGCATGCCGTACAAACCCGAGCCAACTCCACCGAATACCACTTCGCCCAGTTGCATCAGCAGCATAGGTACCATGCCGCCAATTGGCGTCAAGGAATCATGCATCGTATTCACCGCGCCACAGGATGCCGCCGTGGTGACTGCGGTGAACAATGCGGAAGCGCTGATGCCAAAGCGTGTTTCCTTGCCTTCCATATTGCCGCCGGATTGCAGCGCGTTAGCGGTTTGATCAATGCCGAGTGCTTGCACCGCCGGATGCGCCTGTTGCTCCGCGATCAGCACGACGGTCGTCATCACGGCAAAAATGATTGTCATCGCGCTCAATATCACCCAGCCCTGACGTATATCGCCGACCATGCGGCCGAACGCAAAGCACAGTCCGGCGGGAATCAGCAGAATCGACAGCATCTCGGCAAAATTGGATAATGGAGTGGGGTTCTCGAAAGGGTGCGCAGAGTTCGCATTAAAAAAACCGCCGCCATTCGTTCCGAGCAGCTTGATGGCCTCCTGTGAAGCAACCGGTCCCATTGCCAGTGTCTGGGTTTTGGCAATCGCGGACTCCATCACTTGATTGCCCTTTTCGTCTTTTATCGCTTGGCCGTCGGAGCTGGTTTTAGCCTGTAGATAGGTGACGGGCTCAATCAAGCTTACTTCCTTGTATGCGGAAAAATTCTGTATCACGCCTTGACTGATCAGAAATACGGCAAATAGCGTTGATAGCGGTAGCAATACATAGAGGGTCGAACGAGTAATGTCATGCCAGAAATTACCGATTGATTTTACCGAGTGGCGTTTGAAACCGCGGATCAATGCGTAGGCGACGGCCATGCCGGTCGCGGCCGACAAAAAATTCTGTCCAGTCAGCACCAGCATTTGCGTGAGATAGCTCATCGTCGATTCACCGCCATAACCTTGCCAGTTGGTATTGGTGGTAAAGCTGATGGCGGTATTGAATGACGAATCGGGATTGACGTTGGCAAATGCTTGCGGATTGAGCGGCAG
This genomic interval carries:
- the kdpB gene encoding potassium-transporting ATPase subunit KdpB, with the translated sequence MSRKSLTLFDSALIGPAIIDAFKKLDPRIQWRSPVMFVVYISSIITTLLFMQSATGGGEESPAFILTIAVWLWFTVLFANFAEALAEGRSKAQAASLRALKQTVTAKKLDAPRYGGSWTSTPATGLRKGDAVLVEAGDVIPADGEVIEGVASVDESAITGESAPVIRESGGDFSAVTGGTRVLSDWLVVRISVNPGEAFIDRMISMVEAAKRQKTPNEVALNILLIALTIIFLLVTVTLLPFSLFSVEAAQVGKPVTITILIALLVCLIPTTIGGLLSAIGVAGMSRMMQANVIATSGRAVEAAGDVDVLLLDKTGTITLGNRQAATFVPAPGVTEEQLVDAAQLASLADETPEGRSIVVLAKQRFNIRGREIASLNATFVPFSAQTRMSGVDVGGRAIRKGAADSIKKYVELLGHPFPSEVTRAVGDIARRGSTPLVVVDDDCVMGVVELKDIVKGGIKERFAELRRMGIKTVMITGDNRLTAAAIAAEAGVDDFLAEATPEDKLKLIRTYQTEGRLVAMTGDGTNDAPALAQADVAVAMNSGTQAAKEAGNMVDLDSNPTKLLEIVEIGKQMLMTRGALSTFSIANDAAKYFAIIPAAFVTTYPQLAALDVMRLASPSSAIISAVIFNALIIVILIPLALKGVKYRAVGAALLLRRNLLIYGLGGILVPFAGIKVIDMALTALHLV
- the kdpA gene encoding potassium-transporting ATPase subunit KdpA gives rise to the protein MTAQSLVLLVVFLTTLLMLAYPLGTYLAKVGEGEPIRGLMWIRKIENFFYRLAGISLDSEMGWKVYALALLVFNVLGALTVYAVQRLQAWLPLNPQAFANVNPDSSFNTAISFTTNTNWQGYGGESTMSYLTQMLVLTGQNFLSAATGMAVAYALIRGFKRHSVKSIGNFWHDITRSTLYVLLPLSTLFAVFLISQGVIQNFSAYKEVSLIEPVTYLQAKTSSDGQAIKDEKGNQVMESAIAKTQTLAMGPVASQEAIKLLGTNGGGFFNANSAHPFENPTPLSNFAEMLSILLIPAGLCFAFGRMVGDIRQGWVILSAMTIIFAVMTTVVLIAEQQAHPAVQALGIDQTANALQSGGNMEGKETRFGISASALFTAVTTAASCGAVNTMHDSLTPIGGMVPMLLMQLGEVVFGGVGSGLYGMLIFAILAVFIAGLMIGRTPEYLGKKIQSFEMKMASIAILVTPLLVLGGTALAVMVASGKAGILNPGAHGFSEILYALSSAANNNGSAFAGLSANTPFYNVLLAIAMWLGRFIPIVAVLAIAGSLAAKKRLEVTAGTMPTHGPLFITLLVGTVIMVGVLTYIPAIALGPIVEHLQLYATR